In Rubrobacter radiotolerans DSM 5868, a genomic segment contains:
- the gltB gene encoding glutamate synthase large subunit — translation MTPRHGLYDPAQERDACGFGFVARVDGQKTRATVEEGLEILRNLEHRGARGSDPETGDGAGILVQIPDAFFRREADRLGIELPEAGRYAVGTLFESDEESGHDAEERLAEIAEEEGLSFLGFREVPVKPEHCGRLAREVMPKMTQFFIAQGEERLDYLDFERKLYVVRRLLHKAFGENCYVVSLSSRTLVYKGLLAGFQVPLFYPDLSDGDFKSAIALVHERFSTNTLGSWPLAHPYRYVAHNGEFNTIRGNVNWMRARENRLASDEELGELIRKVSPVIAPGQSDSASFDNALELMHLGGRSLPHAVAMMIPEAWENDERMDPERRAFYQYHSALMEPWDGPAAVAFTDGRMIGATLDRNGLRPARYVVTKDGRVIAASEDGALPVAAEEIVERWRLQPGRMLVVDTEKHEVLHDRAVKEPLFRRQPYARWLEENEIHLDELPEANGSGRPEPASLFERQKAFGYTMEDLRVLLGPMSGAGAEPTGSMGSDTPLAVLSEKPQMLFHYFKQHFAQVTNPPIDPIREELVMSLKMSLGPEQNFFEETPKHCRRVLLDGPVLTDRDLEKVRQLGADPFHATTLSTLFNVARGEDGLEPAVENLCERAERAVRSGSPVLVLSDRGISREQLAIPSLLATAAVHHHLVRRGIRTNTTLVVEAADAREVHHFALLIGYGATAVNPYLAFETIRGLAQDGELGELSPEEAQKNYTKAVEKGLLKILSKMGISTLFSYCGAQIFEAVGIDREVVDRYFTGTASKIGGVGMREICRELLLRHELAFGGVEDGPEELPVGGEYQLRQQGQYHQWNPETIVPLQRAVRTKDFETFQQFTRHFDEQGAFSTLRGLMDFKEDPIPLEEVEPAKEIVKRFTTGAMSLGSLSKEAHETLALAMNRIGGKSNTGEGGEDRERFADDRRSAIKQVASGRFGVTVEYLANSDVIQIKMAQGAKPGEGGQLPGHKISEYIAKIRYSTPGVGLISPPPHHDIYSIEDLAQLIHDLKNANPRAYVSVKLVSEVGVGTIAAGVAKAKADHITIAGHDGGTGASPLSSIKHAGLPWELGLSETQQVLVQNDLRGRIILEADGQLKTGRDVVVAALLGGEEFAFSTAPLIATGCIMMRVCHLNTCPVGIATQDPELRKRFTGTPEHVINYFFFLAEEVRAIMARMGFRRFVDLVGRADRLVQKDTSSHWKAKNLDLSPVFYRPEVGNEVSIHHETEQDHNLEAALDNRLIERARPAIERGESVRFGSPISNVNRTVGGMLAGEIARRHGQDGLPDGTLRIDFEGVAGQSFGAWTAKGTTLTLKGTTNDYVGKGLSGGRLAVFPHERIGYDPARSIVVGNVALYGATGGEAFFRGFAGERFAVRNSGAHAVVEGVGDHGCEYMTGGVVVVLGPTGRNFAAGMSGGVAFVLDVNEEFEELCNKGMVGLEAVELEEDVELLRRLVESHREWTGSEVAREVLADWEDHLRRFVKVMPNDLKRVMEERTKESRMEVVS, via the coding sequence TTGACCCCGCGACACGGCCTTTACGACCCCGCGCAAGAACGCGATGCCTGCGGCTTCGGATTCGTAGCGAGGGTAGACGGCCAGAAAACCCGCGCAACGGTCGAAGAGGGGTTGGAGATCCTCCGCAACCTGGAGCACCGGGGGGCACGCGGGAGCGACCCGGAGACGGGCGACGGGGCCGGCATCCTCGTTCAGATACCGGACGCCTTCTTTCGCCGGGAGGCCGACAGGCTCGGGATAGAGCTTCCTGAGGCGGGCCGCTACGCCGTAGGCACTCTCTTCGAGAGCGACGAGGAGAGCGGCCACGACGCCGAGGAGCGACTCGCGGAGATCGCCGAGGAAGAGGGCCTCTCGTTTCTGGGGTTCCGGGAGGTCCCGGTGAAGCCCGAGCACTGCGGCAGGCTCGCGCGCGAGGTCATGCCGAAGATGACGCAGTTCTTTATTGCGCAGGGCGAGGAGAGGCTCGACTACCTCGACTTCGAGCGGAAGCTCTACGTCGTGCGGAGGCTGCTTCACAAGGCTTTCGGCGAGAACTGCTACGTTGTCAGCCTCTCGTCGCGCACCCTTGTCTACAAGGGCCTTCTTGCGGGCTTTCAGGTCCCGCTCTTCTACCCGGACCTCTCGGACGGGGACTTCAAGAGCGCGATAGCGCTCGTGCACGAGCGGTTCTCGACGAACACTCTGGGGAGCTGGCCGCTCGCCCATCCCTACCGCTACGTCGCGCACAACGGAGAGTTCAACACCATCCGGGGCAACGTGAACTGGATGCGCGCGCGGGAGAACCGCCTGGCGAGCGACGAGGAGCTTGGGGAGCTTATCCGGAAGGTCTCGCCGGTTATCGCGCCGGGGCAGAGCGACTCGGCCTCCTTTGATAACGCCCTGGAGCTTATGCACCTCGGCGGGAGGAGCCTGCCGCACGCGGTGGCGATGATGATCCCGGAGGCCTGGGAGAACGACGAGCGGATGGACCCCGAGAGACGCGCCTTCTACCAGTACCACTCCGCGCTCATGGAGCCGTGGGACGGACCGGCGGCGGTCGCCTTCACCGACGGGCGCATGATCGGGGCGACGCTCGACCGGAACGGGCTTCGTCCGGCGCGCTACGTCGTGACGAAGGACGGCCGCGTCATCGCCGCCTCCGAGGACGGCGCGCTCCCCGTCGCGGCGGAGGAGATCGTCGAGCGGTGGCGACTTCAGCCGGGGCGGATGCTCGTCGTGGACACCGAGAAGCACGAGGTCTTGCACGACCGGGCCGTCAAGGAGCCGCTCTTCAGGCGCCAGCCCTACGCCAGGTGGCTTGAGGAGAACGAGATCCACCTCGACGAGCTCCCGGAGGCGAACGGCTCGGGGCGTCCGGAGCCCGCCTCGCTCTTCGAGCGACAGAAGGCGTTCGGGTACACGATGGAGGACCTGCGCGTCCTTCTCGGACCGATGAGCGGGGCCGGTGCCGAGCCGACCGGCTCGATGGGCTCGGACACCCCGCTTGCGGTGCTCTCGGAGAAGCCGCAGATGCTCTTTCACTACTTCAAGCAGCACTTCGCGCAGGTCACGAACCCCCCGATAGACCCGATCCGCGAGGAGCTCGTTATGAGCCTCAAGATGTCGCTCGGGCCGGAGCAGAACTTCTTTGAGGAGACGCCGAAGCACTGCCGCCGGGTCCTTCTCGACGGCCCCGTCCTCACCGACCGGGACCTTGAGAAGGTCCGACAGCTCGGCGCCGACCCGTTCCACGCAACGACGCTCTCGACGCTCTTCAACGTCGCGCGCGGAGAGGACGGCCTCGAGCCCGCCGTCGAGAACCTCTGCGAGCGGGCCGAGCGGGCCGTAAGGAGCGGCTCGCCCGTGCTCGTGCTCTCGGACCGGGGCATCAGCCGGGAGCAGCTCGCGATACCCTCGCTCCTTGCGACGGCCGCCGTGCACCACCACCTCGTCCGGCGCGGCATCCGCACGAACACGACGCTCGTCGTCGAGGCCGCCGACGCCCGAGAGGTCCACCACTTCGCGCTGCTCATAGGCTACGGGGCCACGGCGGTGAACCCGTACCTCGCCTTCGAGACGATAAGAGGTCTTGCACAAGACGGAGAGCTCGGAGAGCTCTCGCCGGAGGAGGCGCAGAAGAACTACACCAAGGCCGTGGAGAAGGGGCTCTTGAAGATCCTCTCGAAGATGGGGATCTCGACGCTCTTCTCGTACTGCGGAGCGCAGATCTTCGAGGCCGTCGGCATTGATCGGGAGGTTGTAGACCGCTACTTCACCGGCACGGCGTCAAAGATCGGCGGGGTCGGGATGCGGGAGATCTGCCGGGAGCTTCTGTTGCGCCACGAGCTTGCTTTCGGCGGCGTCGAGGACGGTCCGGAGGAGCTTCCCGTCGGCGGAGAGTACCAGCTCCGCCAGCAGGGCCAGTACCACCAGTGGAACCCCGAGACGATCGTCCCGCTGCAGCGCGCCGTGCGAACAAAGGACTTCGAGACCTTCCAGCAGTTCACCCGCCACTTCGACGAACAGGGCGCCTTCTCTACGCTCCGGGGCCTGATGGACTTCAAGGAAGACCCGATCCCCCTTGAGGAGGTCGAGCCGGCCAAGGAGATCGTCAAGCGCTTCACGACCGGGGCGATGTCGCTCGGCTCGCTCTCGAAGGAGGCGCACGAGACGCTCGCGCTCGCGATGAACAGGATAGGCGGCAAGTCGAACACCGGCGAGGGCGGCGAGGACCGCGAAAGGTTCGCCGACGACCGCCGCAGCGCGATAAAGCAGGTCGCGAGCGGCAGGTTCGGCGTTACGGTCGAGTACCTGGCGAACTCGGACGTGATCCAGATAAAGATGGCCCAGGGCGCGAAGCCCGGCGAGGGCGGGCAGCTCCCGGGGCACAAGATAAGCGAGTACATCGCCAAGATCCGCTACTCGACGCCGGGCGTGGGGCTGATATCCCCGCCGCCGCACCACGACATCTACTCGATCGAAGACCTCGCGCAGCTCATCCACGACCTGAAGAACGCAAACCCCCGGGCCTACGTGAGCGTAAAGCTCGTCTCGGAGGTCGGGGTCGGCACGATCGCGGCCGGGGTCGCGAAGGCGAAGGCGGACCACATAACCATCGCCGGGCACGACGGCGGCACGGGGGCCTCCCCGCTCTCCTCGATCAAGCACGCCGGGCTCCCGTGGGAGCTCGGGCTCTCGGAGACGCAGCAGGTGCTCGTTCAGAACGACCTGCGCGGGCGCATCATCCTTGAGGCCGACGGGCAGCTCAAGACGGGACGGGACGTCGTTGTCGCGGCGCTTCTCGGGGGCGAGGAGTTCGCGTTCTCGACGGCCCCGCTTATCGCGACGGGCTGCATCATGATGCGCGTCTGCCACCTGAACACCTGCCCGGTCGGCATCGCCACGCAGGACCCGGAGCTTCGCAAGAGGTTCACCGGGACCCCGGAGCACGTCATAAACTACTTCTTCTTTCTTGCGGAGGAGGTCCGGGCGATCATGGCGCGGATGGGCTTCCGGCGCTTCGTGGACCTTGTCGGGCGGGCGGACCGTCTCGTGCAGAAGGACACCTCCTCGCACTGGAAGGCGAAGAACCTCGACCTCTCCCCCGTCTTCTACCGGCCCGAGGTCGGGAATGAGGTCTCCATCCACCACGAGACGGAGCAGGACCACAACCTTGAGGCGGCGCTCGACAACAGGCTCATAGAGCGCGCGAGGCCCGCGATCGAGCGCGGCGAGAGCGTGCGCTTCGGGTCGCCGATCTCGAACGTAAACCGGACGGTCGGGGGAATGCTTGCCGGTGAGATCGCCCGCAGGCACGGCCAGGACGGTCTCCCGGACGGGACGCTCCGCATAGACTTCGAGGGGGTAGCCGGACAGTCCTTCGGGGCCTGGACGGCGAAGGGGACGACCCTCACCCTCAAGGGCACGACAAACGACTACGTCGGGAAGGGGCTCTCGGGCGGGCGGCTCGCGGTCTTTCCGCACGAGCGCATCGGCTACGACCCGGCCCGGAGCATCGTCGTCGGCAACGTGGCGCTCTACGGCGCGACGGGCGGCGAGGCGTTCTTCCGGGGATTTGCCGGGGAGCGCTTCGCGGTCAGGAACTCCGGGGCGCACGCGGTCGTCGAGGGCGTCGGGGACCACGGCTGCGAGTACATGACGGGCGGGGTCGTTGTCGTGCTCGGACCTACGGGGCGCAACTTCGCCGCCGGGATGAGCGGTGGCGTAGCGTTCGTGCTCGACGTGAACGAGGAGTTCGAGGAGCTGTGCAACAAGGGCATGGTCGGACTCGAAGCGGTCGAGCTCGAGGAGGACGTGGAGCTTCTGCGAAGGCTTGTCGAGTCGCACCGGGAGTGGACCGGGAGCGAGGTCGCGCGGGAGGTCCTTGCGGACTGGGAGGACCATCTTCGGAGGTTCGTCAAGGTGATGCCGAACGACCTGAAGCGCGTCATGGAGGAGCGCACCAAGGAGAGCCGGATGGAGGTGGTCAGCTAG
- a CDS encoding glutamate synthase subunit beta, giving the protein MGDPKGFIKLGRKLAPDRPVEERIHDYRHIHDHMPEGDLRAQASRCMDCGIPFCNTGCPLGNLIPDWNDLVYRGQWKRAIDRLHATNNFPEFTGMLCPAPCEDACVLTINSDPVTIKEVELNIIERAFEEGWVVPKPPPGELRTGKRVAVVGSGPAGLAAAQQLNWAGHHVTVYEKSDEIGGLLRYGIPDYKLEKWTVDRRVGIMEEEGIEFRTSVHVGESPTVEELRAEYDAVVLAIGALQGRNLPVPGRDLDGIHYAMEYLTQQNRRVAGLPVLEPEITAAGKKVIILGGGDTSADCLGNAHREGAASVKVLTHGPKPPTERDPLAWPEVPFMLKEYPSLEEGGERGFSVGVLRFEGENGRIERIVAAETERTPDGKTTPKPGTEFEIEADLVLLAIGFVGPVKDRLTDDLGFTFGRRGGIETVDKYATGHEGVFVCGDARLGADLIVTAIADGRKAARQTDTFLMGRSLLPG; this is encoded by the coding sequence ATGGGCGACCCGAAGGGATTCATAAAGCTCGGGCGCAAGCTCGCGCCGGACCGCCCCGTCGAGGAGCGCATCCACGACTACAGACACATCCACGACCACATGCCGGAGGGGGACCTCCGCGCTCAGGCCTCGCGGTGCATGGACTGCGGCATCCCGTTCTGCAACACGGGCTGCCCTCTCGGGAACCTTATCCCCGACTGGAACGACCTTGTCTACCGGGGCCAGTGGAAGCGCGCCATAGACCGGCTGCACGCGACAAACAACTTCCCGGAGTTCACCGGGATGCTCTGCCCCGCGCCGTGCGAGGACGCGTGCGTGCTGACGATCAACAGCGACCCGGTGACGATCAAGGAAGTCGAGCTGAACATCATCGAGCGGGCCTTCGAGGAGGGCTGGGTCGTCCCGAAGCCGCCGCCGGGCGAGCTCCGAACCGGCAAGCGCGTTGCGGTCGTCGGGTCGGGTCCGGCGGGGCTTGCGGCCGCGCAGCAGCTCAACTGGGCCGGGCACCACGTAACGGTCTACGAGAAGTCCGATGAGATCGGCGGTCTCCTCCGGTACGGCATCCCGGACTACAAGCTGGAGAAGTGGACCGTAGACCGGCGGGTCGGGATCATGGAGGAAGAGGGCATCGAGTTCCGTACGAGCGTCCACGTCGGCGAGAGCCCGACGGTTGAGGAGCTTCGGGCGGAGTACGACGCGGTGGTGCTCGCCATCGGGGCGCTTCAGGGACGCAACCTCCCCGTCCCGGGCCGCGACCTCGACGGCATCCACTACGCGATGGAGTACCTGACGCAGCAGAACCGCCGCGTCGCCGGTCTCCCGGTCCTTGAGCCGGAGATCACCGCCGCGGGCAAGAAGGTGATCATCCTCGGCGGCGGCGACACGAGCGCGGACTGTCTCGGGAACGCTCACCGCGAGGGCGCCGCGTCGGTGAAGGTGCTGACGCACGGCCCGAAGCCCCCGACCGAGCGCGACCCGCTCGCCTGGCCGGAGGTCCCGTTCATGCTCAAGGAGTACCCGTCCCTCGAAGAAGGGGGCGAGCGGGGCTTCTCCGTCGGCGTGCTGCGCTTCGAGGGCGAGAACGGCAGGATAGAGAGGATAGTCGCCGCAGAGACGGAGCGCACCCCCGACGGCAAGACCACCCCGAAACCGGGGACGGAGTTCGAGATCGAGGCCGACCTCGTCCTGCTCGCTATCGGCTTCGTCGGACCGGTGAAGGACCGTCTCACCGACGACCTCGGCTTCACGTTCGGCCGGCGCGGCGGCATCGAGACGGTGGACAAGTACGCGACCGGGCACGAGGGCGTCTTTGTCTGCGGGGACGCGCGGCTCGGGGCGGACCTTATCGTTACGGCCATCGCCGACGGCCGGAAGGCCGCCAGGCAGACCGACACCTTCCTTATGGGCCGGAGCCTCCTCCCCGGCTAG
- a CDS encoding 3-hydroxyacyl-CoA dehydrogenase family protein: protein MVEPKIENVRKVLVVGAGAMGSQIGLVCALAGYDVAVQDISPEMLDKAKEQLSARLNRNVERDRNSREEADAAFGRMEFTTDLEEAARDADFVIEAAVEKLDVKRDLFARLDRLTPEHAVLATNSSTIESSRIADATGRPDRVCNMHFFNPALVMKCVEVVKNPETSEATVATTVALTERIGKEPVVLNKEVPGFVANRILHALANEAISLYENGVASFEDIDTACRSALGHPMGPFELMDLTGIDVAYYVRNVKYERSGDERDKPARSIVERYERGDLGRKTGKGWYTYDSSGRKVPS, encoded by the coding sequence ATGGTCGAGCCGAAGATCGAGAACGTAAGGAAGGTGCTCGTCGTCGGGGCGGGGGCGATGGGGTCGCAGATCGGCCTCGTCTGCGCGCTCGCCGGGTACGACGTCGCCGTTCAGGACATCTCGCCCGAGATGCTCGACAAGGCGAAGGAGCAGCTCTCCGCCCGCCTCAACCGGAACGTCGAGCGGGACCGCAACTCCCGCGAGGAGGCCGACGCGGCGTTCGGGCGCATGGAGTTCACGACCGACCTGGAGGAGGCCGCAAGGGACGCGGACTTCGTTATCGAGGCCGCCGTAGAGAAGCTCGACGTCAAGCGCGACCTCTTCGCGAGGCTCGACAGGCTCACTCCCGAGCACGCCGTGCTCGCGACGAACTCCTCGACGATCGAGAGCAGCCGCATCGCCGACGCCACCGGAAGGCCCGACCGGGTGTGCAACATGCACTTCTTTAACCCGGCGCTCGTTATGAAGTGCGTCGAGGTGGTGAAGAACCCCGAGACCTCGGAGGCGACGGTAGCGACGACGGTCGCGCTTACGGAGCGGATCGGCAAGGAGCCCGTCGTCCTCAACAAGGAGGTCCCGGGCTTTGTTGCAAACCGCATCCTGCACGCCCTGGCAAACGAGGCGATAAGCCTCTACGAGAACGGCGTCGCCTCCTTCGAGGACATAGACACGGCCTGCCGGAGCGCGCTCGGTCACCCGATGGGACCGTTCGAGCTTATGGACCTGACCGGCATAGACGTCGCCTACTACGTCAGGAACGTCAAGTACGAGCGAAGCGGCGACGAGAGGGACAAGCCAGCCCGGAGCATCGTCGAGCGCTACGAGCGCGGCGATCTCGGCCGAAAGACCGGCAAGGGCTGGTACACCTACGATAGCAGCGGCAGGAAGGTCCCGTCCTAG
- a CDS encoding universal stress protein, which produces MRDSVGKILVAVDSSEGSELAARAAADLSSRLGAELHVAHVWQDIRSARLQSFVRRELERVGREVLDERVREIESGGTEVAGAHLRMGRASDTVLALAGEISADLIVVGSREMGQTKRLILGSVSEGILNGSTEPVLVVRGGLWPPKRLVIGDDGSAAANQAGELALEIAGVLGLDALLVRAYQEPPVPPRGWSPEEASELDAVRLAEEEAASRRAEELGALAGGPEPRASFVVEDPAKAILDAAGEDEGTLIALGSRGLGTVRRMMLGSVSQKVLRSAYGPVLVCSGPPDSSGADPQAAPGD; this is translated from the coding sequence ATGCGGGATTCGGTCGGGAAGATACTGGTCGCTGTGGACTCCTCCGAGGGCTCGGAGCTTGCGGCGCGGGCGGCGGCGGACCTCTCCTCGCGGCTTGGGGCGGAGCTTCACGTAGCGCACGTCTGGCAGGACATCCGCTCGGCGCGGCTCCAGTCTTTCGTGCGCCGGGAGCTCGAGCGCGTCGGGCGCGAGGTCCTTGACGAGCGCGTCCGGGAGATCGAGTCCGGAGGGACCGAGGTCGCCGGGGCGCACCTGAGGATGGGCCGCGCTTCCGACACCGTGCTCGCCCTCGCGGGGGAGATCTCCGCGGACCTGATCGTGGTCGGGAGCCGGGAGATGGGCCAGACGAAGCGCCTGATCCTCGGCAGCGTCTCTGAGGGGATACTCAACGGCTCGACAGAGCCGGTGCTCGTCGTGCGCGGGGGTCTCTGGCCTCCGAAGCGGCTCGTGATCGGCGACGACGGATCGGCGGCCGCCAACCAGGCGGGCGAGCTCGCTCTGGAGATCGCCGGTGTGCTCGGCCTCGACGCGCTGCTCGTCCGGGCCTACCAGGAGCCACCGGTCCCGCCGAGGGGCTGGAGCCCGGAGGAGGCGAGCGAGCTCGACGCCGTGCGCCTCGCCGAGGAGGAGGCCGCGAGCCGCCGGGCGGAGGAGCTTGGCGCTCTCGCCGGGGGCCCCGAGCCGCGCGCAAGCTTTGTTGTAGAGGACCCGGCGAAGGCGATCCTCGACGCCGCCGGAGAAGATGAGGGTACGCTTATCGCCCTCGGGTCCCGCGGTCTCGGGACCGTGCGGCGGATGATGCTCGGTAGCGTCTCCCAGAAGGTGCTCCGCTCGGCCTACGGTCCGGTACTCGTCTGCTCCGGTCCGCCCGATAGCAGCGGAGCCGACCCTCAGGCCGCCCCGGGAGACTAG
- a CDS encoding alkaline phosphatase D family protein — MKPAPHVPPTPRLVLGPLLRYAGEREATVWVEADRPCRVEVLAGEAHAATARTFEVEGHHYALVVLEGLAPGRVYGYEVRLGGRRVWPEAGSEFPPSVIRTFSEGRSFTLAYGSCRVAVPHRRPYTEKRGLTFGMGGERFERDALFALARRMAGTSGAQGDESWPDALLLLGDQIYADEVSPEVLEYIRKRRGAESEPKDQIADFEEYTKLYREAWRAPHMRWLLSTVPTAMIFDDHDVHDDWNTSEAWVEKMRRKGWWEERIVGAFMSYWVYQHLGNLSPEELREDPVLQEARASDSPTRDVTGSLRELARRADREAAGSRWSYSRDFGRTRLLVIDSRAGRVLDEGNRSMLDEEEWRWIESQADGEFDHLVLATSLPFVLAPALHHLEAASEALCGGAWGRRAAAVSETVRQAVDLEHWPAFGKSFARLAKLLRSVASGERSGGEGPASVVVLSGDVHHGYLAELDLGSGSPVYQSVSSPVRNPLGLPERLVIRAGWSPAAERVGTFLARLAGAESPGFSWRRVGGRLWFSNHVSTLRLRGRTATLTVEKTVPEGEGPPELYPVLRHDLTERSLQKKSGGRA, encoded by the coding sequence ATGAAGCCGGCGCCACACGTCCCCCCGACCCCGCGGCTCGTGCTCGGGCCGCTGCTGCGCTACGCCGGGGAGCGGGAGGCGACGGTCTGGGTCGAGGCCGACCGGCCCTGCCGCGTCGAGGTGCTGGCCGGAGAGGCGCACGCCGCGACCGCCCGGACCTTCGAGGTAGAGGGCCACCACTACGCGCTCGTCGTCCTTGAAGGGCTCGCTCCGGGCCGCGTCTACGGCTACGAGGTCCGGCTGGGCGGCCGGCGGGTCTGGCCGGAGGCCGGCTCGGAGTTCCCGCCCTCGGTTATCCGGACGTTTTCCGAGGGGAGGAGCTTCACCCTGGCCTACGGATCTTGCCGGGTCGCCGTGCCGCACAGAAGACCGTACACCGAGAAACGCGGCCTCACGTTCGGGATGGGCGGCGAGAGGTTCGAGCGGGACGCGCTCTTCGCGCTCGCCCGCAGGATGGCCGGGACGAGCGGAGCACAAGGAGACGAGAGCTGGCCCGACGCGCTGCTGTTGCTCGGGGACCAGATCTACGCCGACGAGGTCTCGCCCGAGGTCCTCGAATACATCCGCAAGCGACGCGGAGCAGAGAGCGAGCCCAAAGACCAGATAGCCGACTTCGAGGAGTACACGAAACTCTACCGCGAGGCGTGGCGCGCCCCGCACATGCGCTGGCTTCTCTCGACCGTTCCGACGGCCATGATCTTCGACGACCACGATGTCCACGACGACTGGAACACGAGCGAGGCGTGGGTAGAGAAGATGCGCCGGAAAGGCTGGTGGGAGGAGCGCATAGTCGGGGCGTTCATGTCCTACTGGGTCTACCAGCACCTCGGGAACCTCTCGCCAGAGGAGCTTCGCGAGGACCCGGTACTCCAGGAGGCCCGGGCCTCGGATTCCCCGACCCGCGACGTTACCGGTTCCCTGCGCGAGCTCGCTCGCCGCGCCGACCGGGAGGCCGCCGGGAGCCGCTGGAGCTACAGCCGGGACTTCGGCCGGACGCGCCTGCTCGTCATAGACTCGCGCGCGGGGCGCGTCCTCGACGAGGGAAACCGCTCGATGCTCGACGAAGAGGAGTGGCGCTGGATCGAGAGCCAGGCGGACGGCGAGTTCGACCACCTCGTGCTCGCGACCTCGCTGCCGTTCGTGCTCGCCCCCGCGCTCCACCACCTCGAAGCTGCGAGCGAGGCCCTCTGCGGCGGAGCCTGGGGCAGGCGCGCCGCCGCGGTCTCCGAGACCGTCCGGCAGGCCGTGGACCTCGAGCACTGGCCCGCCTTCGGGAAGAGCTTCGCGAGGCTCGCGAAGCTCCTGCGCTCCGTCGCCTCCGGGGAGAGGTCCGGCGGAGAGGGGCCGGCATCGGTGGTCGTGCTCTCCGGCGACGTCCATCACGGCTACCTCGCAGAGCTCGACCTCGGTTCGGGAAGCCCCGTCTACCAGTCCGTCTCCTCGCCGGTCAGGAACCCGCTCGGGTTGCCAGAGCGGCTCGTTATCCGGGCCGGATGGTCGCCTGCGGCAGAGAGGGTCGGAACGTTTCTCGCCAGGCTCGCCGGGGCCGAAAGTCCGGGCTTCTCGTGGCGCAGGGTCGGCGGCAGGCTGTGGTTCAGCAACCACGTCTCGACGCTCAGGCTCCGTGGAAGGACGGCGACCCTGACCGTGGAGAAGACCGTTCCGGAGGGCGAGGGGCCGCCGGAACTCTACCCCGTGCTCCGGCACGACCTGACGGAACGTAGTTTGCAGAAAAAGAGTGGAGGTAGAGCGTGA
- a CDS encoding (R)-mandelonitrile lyase, with protein MRHETFGKVEARPGPEEWFTGRVWMEPSPAEPPEAGVFRVAFEPGARTNWHTHPEGQVLFVVSGYGRAGNDAGETVELSPGDAVSFAPGERHWHGAAPDSFMVHLAVNPAAGSDGGTDWGEAVTDEEYSR; from the coding sequence GTGAGACACGAGACGTTCGGGAAGGTCGAGGCCCGACCGGGGCCGGAGGAGTGGTTCACCGGGCGGGTCTGGATGGAGCCCTCCCCCGCCGAGCCGCCGGAGGCCGGGGTCTTCCGGGTCGCCTTCGAGCCGGGCGCGCGGACGAACTGGCACACTCACCCGGAGGGTCAGGTCCTCTTCGTCGTCAGCGGCTACGGCCGGGCGGGGAACGACGCCGGGGAGACGGTCGAGCTCTCGCCGGGAGATGCGGTCTCCTTCGCCCCCGGAGAGCGACACTGGCACGGGGCCGCGCCGGACTCCTTTATGGTCCACCTCGCCGTGAACCCGGCGGCGGGCTCGGACGGCGGCACGGACTGGGGAGAAGCCGTCACAGACGAGGAGTACTCTCGCTAG
- a CDS encoding FluC/FEX family fluoride channel has translation MGSEADCERVIRAAHERGVASAMAYSGPEDGVAAIFVMIIDEPPLIESFLPELKRLAPEAGISVSFERLAHVSPSDFLRGGAHRPRPFRTNLENVGLVFLGGAFGGSGRVLLEAGARYVTPAYEVFPWGTLVANVVGSFFIAVLGVLLLERFISERERMFWILGFLGSFTTFSAFIFQIDRGWELSPTLSALYAGSSMFLGLAAALLGILATRRFVR, from the coding sequence TTGGGATCGGAGGCCGACTGCGAGCGCGTCATCCGTGCGGCGCACGAGCGCGGCGTCGCCTCGGCGATGGCCTACAGCGGTCCGGAGGACGGGGTGGCGGCGATCTTCGTGATGATAATCGACGAGCCCCCTCTGATAGAGAGCTTTCTTCCGGAGCTCAAGCGTCTCGCTCCGGAGGCCGGGATCTCGGTGAGCTTCGAGCGGCTCGCGCACGTGAGCCCCTCCGACTTTCTACGCGGCGGGGCGCATCGTCCCAGGCCCTTCCGCACCAACCTGGAGAACGTCGGGCTCGTCTTTCTCGGCGGGGCGTTCGGCGGCTCGGGCCGGGTCCTTCTCGAAGCCGGGGCGAGGTACGTAACGCCCGCCTACGAGGTGTTTCCCTGGGGAACGCTCGTCGCCAACGTGGTCGGCTCGTTCTTTATCGCCGTGCTCGGGGTGCTGCTCCTTGAGCGGTTTATCAGCGAGCGCGAGCGGATGTTCTGGATCCTCGGCTTTCTGGGCTCTTTCACGACGTTCAGCGCGTTTATCTTCCAGATAGACCGCGGCTGGGAGCTCTCTCCTACGCTCAGCGCGCTCTACGCCGGCTCCAGTATGTTCCTGGGTCTTGCGGCCGCTCTTCTCGGTATCCTCGCTACCCGGAGGTTCGTCCGGTGA
- a CDS encoding fluoride efflux transporter FluC: MTLIVIEAVLIFVGAGIGSVLRHVISGWVGFRAGPGFPWGTLTVNLLGCFVLGFFASSMPQDRTFLFVLSGGIVGGFTTFSTLMFETANLALSGQNRRFLLNAFGSLFLGFLAFFGGVALGAFF; encoded by the coding sequence GTGACGCTTATCGTGATCGAGGCGGTGCTGATCTTTGTCGGAGCGGGCATCGGCTCCGTGCTGAGGCACGTCATAAGCGGCTGGGTCGGCTTCCGGGCCGGACCGGGCTTCCCGTGGGGTACGCTCACCGTGAACCTTCTCGGGTGCTTCGTGCTCGGGTTCTTTGCAAGCTCCATGCCGCAGGACAGGACCTTTCTCTTTGTTCTTAGCGGGGGCATCGTCGGCGGGTTCACCACGTTCTCGACGCTGATGTTCGAGACGGCGAACCTCGCCCTCTCGGGTCAGAACCGACGTTTCCTGCTCAATGCCTTCGGCAGTCTCTTTCTGGGATTCCTCGCGTTCTTTGGCGGCGTCGCGCTGGGGGCGTTCTTCTGA